From Kryptolebias marmoratus isolate JLee-2015 linkage group LG15, ASM164957v2, whole genome shotgun sequence, a single genomic window includes:
- the trpm5 gene encoding transient receptor potential cation channel subfamily M member 5, whose product MSEKQDTPLEPLQPQTRCLRCGDILEWSEEHSVLLGCSCCSTVDEAIENVARGMASRMKKEKSHWAAGRVGDIDFIGSTKTRGKFMRVCSNTDPVLIYKMLTEEWGLAPPHLVVALVGGDELAQMKPWLRDTLRKGLVKAAQSTGAWILTNGLRFGITKHLGQAVRDHSLASTSSKVRVVAIGIAPWNMIHNREALLTAKVDEPAAYKPQDLPHGSVYSLDSHHSHFVLVEEDPNRPGATSEMRVKLLKHISLQRTGYGGTGSFEIPVLCLLVHGEPRILKRMYKGIGNSTPWLILAGSGGVADILVTLMDRGCWDTDSVQELLLDTFPNAHHSTDISNWVKLIQKILDHGHLLTVHDPEQESSELDTVILKALVKACKSQSQEAQDFLDELKLAVAWNRVDIAKSDIFNGDVEWKACDLEEVMTDALINDKPDFVRLFVDNGVNLGEFLTYGRLQELYWSVSEKSLLHNLLLKKYEEKQLLLGAARTPGPPGHHPPEQGKPRFTLFEVAKVLKDFLHDSCKGFYQKIPTEKPAKGRLFHSQKNLPELEERCEHPWRDLFLWAVLQNRQQMANYFWAMGPEAVAAALAGCKILKEMARLESEAESARSMKEAKYEQFALDVFGECYSNSEDRAYALLVRRTHCWSKSTVLNLATEADAKSFFAHDGVQALLTKIWWGAMTTDTAISKLVVSFFCPPLIWTNLIKFSDEELDNRGGNKQFVELDSLDTEKALLLTDDDDPLDSSPGGPEAQSCATVWWRFLLRRWRRFWSAPVTVFLGNVIMYFAFLCLFTYVLLLDFRPPPPFGPGAPEIMLYFWVFTLVLEEIRQSFFTDEEMNILKKFKLYVEDNWNKCDMVAILLFVVGVSCRMVKDTYEAGRTVLAIDFMVFTLRLIHIFAIHKQLGPKIIIVERMMKDVFFFLFFLSVWLIAYGVATQALLHPNDPRIDWVFRRALYRPYLHIFGQIPLEEIDAARMPEMNCTNDSEEIVMGLRPPCPNIYANWLVILLLVIFLLVTNVLLLNLLIAMFSYTFQVVQGNTDIFWKFQRYNLIVEYYSRPALAPPFIIISHLSQLFFCLVKRPESKQEHLERELPAGLDQRLITWETVQKENYLAKLERQHWESSEERLKSTSSKVQSLLKIVGGFKDQEKRLTSMEAQVRYCGEVLSWMAECFANSTLKCGKEAPRAPTSLTGSKAGGTVDTPQSHPEKEAKEEEAKPGHPGYGANKKFPYIDE is encoded by the exons atgtcagaaaaacaagacacaCCTCTG GAGCCATTGCAGCCGCAGACGAGATGCCTGCGATGTGGGGACATATTGGAGTGGTCAGAGGAGCACAG TGTCCTCCTTGGCTGTTCTTGCTGCTCAACAGTGGATGAAGCTATTGAGAATGTAGCCAGAGGCATGGCCAGCAGAATGAAAAAGGAGAAGAGCCACTGGGCAGCTGGCAGAGTTGGTGACATTGACTTCATTGGGTCAACCAAGACAAGAGGGAAG tttatgaGAGTGTGCAGCAACACGGATCCAGTTCTGATTTACAAGATGCTGACAGAGGAGTGGGGCCTGGCTCCTCCACATTTGGTCGTGGCATTGGTGGGAGGAGATGAACTGGCTCAGATGAAACCCTGGCTCAGGGACACTCTTAGAAAAGGACTGGTGAAAGCAGCACAGAGCACAG GGGCATGGATTTTGACTAATGGCCTTCGCTTTGGCATCACCAAGCACTTGGGCCAGGCGGTGAGAGATCACTCCTTGGCCAGCACCTCCTCTAAAGTCCGAGTAGTGGCTATTGGCATCGCACCCTGGAACATGATTCACAACCGAGAGGCCCTGCTCACTGCCAAG GTGGATGAGCCTGCAGCTTACAAACCGCAGGACCTGCCTCACGGTTCAGTGTATTCCCTGGACAGCCACCACTCTCACTTTGTGCTTGTGGAGGAGGATCCCAACAGACCAGGAGCCACCAGTGAAATGAGGGTGAAACTACTCAAACACATTTCCCTTCAGCGCACAGGTTATGGAG gaacaggaagttTTGAGATCCCCGTTCTCTGTCTGTTGGTTCATGGGGAGCCCAGAATCTTAAAG AGAATGTACAAGGGTATTGGAAATTCCACACCGTGGCTGATTCTGGCAGGCTCTGGAGGCGTGGCTGACATCCTTGTCACACTGATGGATAGAGGCTGCTGGGACACAGACAGTGTTcaagagctgctgctggacaCCTTTCCCAATGCCCACCACAGCACAGACATCAGTAACTGGGTCAAGCTG ATCCAGAAGATACTTGATCATGGACATCTCCTTACTGTCCATGACCCAGAACAGGAAAGTTCTGAACTGGATACTGTCATTCTCAAAGCTCTTGTCAAAG CTTGTAAAAGCCAAAGTCAGGAAGCTCAGGAtttcctggatgagctgaagcTGGCTGTGGCATGGAACAGAGTGGACATTGCCAAAAGTGACATCTTTAATGGAGATGTGGAGTGGAAG GCTTGTGACCTTGAAGAAGTGATGACGGACGCTCTCATCAACGACAAGCCAGACTTTGTGCGCCTCTTTGTGGACAACGGTGTGAACCTGGGCGAGTTCCTTACTTACGGCCGTCTGCAGGAGCTCTACTGGTCTGTCTCAGAGAAGAGCCTCCTTCACAACCTGCTACTGAAAAAgtacgaggagaagcagctccTCCTTGGAGCGGCCAGAACGCCTGGTCCACCCGGACACCATCCTCCTGAGCAAGGCAAACCTCGCTTCACCCTCTTTGAGGTCGCCAAAGTGCTGAAAGACTTTCTCCATGACTCCTGCAAAGGCTTCTACCAAAAGATTCCCACA GAAAAGCCAGCGAAGGGCCGATTGTTCCACAGCCAGAAGAACCTGCCTGAGTTGGAGGAGCGCTGTGAACATCCTTGGCGAGATCTCTTCCTCTGGGCCGTCCTTCAGAACCGGCAGCAGATGGCTAACTACTTTTGGGCCATG GGCCCCGAGGCAGTTGCAGCAGCGCTGGCAGGCTGTAAGATTCTAAAGGAGATGGCGCGCCTGGAATCTGAGGCTGAGTCTGCACGCAGTATGAAGGAGGCCAAGTATGAGCAGTTTGCCCTTG ATGTCTTTGGAGAATGTTACTCCAACAGCGAAGACAGGGCTTATGCTTTGTTAGTGAGAAGAACTCACTGCTGGAGCAAATCTACAGTTCTCAACTTGGCAACTGAGGCAGATGCTAAATCCTTCTTTGCACACGACGGAGTCCAG GCTCTCCTCACGAAGATCTGGTGGGGGGCTATGACGACAGACACGGCCATCTCCAAACTCGTGGTGTCTTTCTTCTGCCCACCACTCATCTGGACCAACCTCATTAAATTCAG TGATGAGGAATTGGATAATCGTGGCGGTAACAAGCAGTTTGTGGAGCTGGATAGTCTGGATACGGAAAAGGCATTACTGCTAACAGATGATGACGACCCTTT GGACTCTTCACCTGGGGGTCCAGAAGCTCAGAGCTGTGCCACTGTCTGGTGGCGCTTCCTCCTCCGCCGCTGGCGTCGCTTCTGGAGCGCTCCTGTCACCGTGTTCCTCGGCAACGTCATCATGTACTTCGCCTTCCTCTGCCTCTTCACCTACGTGCTCCTGCTAGACTTTCGCCCACCGCCACCCTTTGGCCCCGGCGCTCCAGAGATAATGCTCTACTTCTGGGTCTTCACCTTGGTGCTGGAAGAAATTCGACAG AGTTTCTTCACTGATGAAGAGATGAACATCCTGAAGAAGTTTAAACTTTATGTAGAGGACAACTGGAACAAGTGTGACATGGTGGCAATCTTGCTTTTTGTCGTTGGGGTTTCCTGCAG AATGGTAAAAGACACCTATGAGGCAGGACGGACCGTTCTGGCAATAGATTTCATGGTATTTACTCTACGTCTGATCCACATTTTTGCCATTCATAAGCAGCTGGGCCCTAAGATCATCATCGTGGAAAGAATG ATGAAGGatgtcttcttcttcctcttttttctgaGTGTGTGGCTTATTGCATATGGAGTTGCCACCCAGGCTCTTCTCCATCCCAATGACCCAAGGATTGACTGGGTGTTCCGCCGAGCCTTATACCGCCCTTATCTGcacatttttggtcaaatcccCTTGGAGGAAATAGACG CTGCTCGGATGCCTGAAATGAACTGTACCAACGACTCGGAGGAAATTGTCATGGGACTACGACCCCCATGCCCCAACATCTACGCCAACTGGCTGGTCATTCTGCTGCTAGTCATCTTCCTGCTTGTCACCAATGTTCTGCTGCTCAACCTCCTCATTGCCATGTTCAG CTACACCTTCCAGGTAGTTCAGGGCAATACAGatattttctggaagtttcagaGATATAACCTGATTGTGGAATACTACAGTCGTCCAGCTCTGGCCCCAcccttcatcatcatcagtcacCTTTCTCAGCTCTTTTTCTGCCTGGTAAAAAGACCTGAGTCCAAGCAGGAGCATCTTG AGAGGGAGCTGCCAGCAGGACTGGACCAGAGACTCATAACATGGGAGACGGTGCAGAAAGAGAATTACCTGGCAAAGCTGGAACGCCAGCACTGGGAGAGCAGTGAGGAGAGACTCAAGAGTACCTCCTCAAA GGTTCAAAGCTTGCTGAAGATTGTTGGTGGATTTAAGGATCAAGAGAAACGACTGACATCCATGGAAGCTCAG GTCAGATATTGTGGGGAGGTGCTGTCCTGGATGGCAGAATGCTTTGCTAACAGCACACTCAAATGCGGAAAAGAAGCCCCAAGAGCTCCAA CATCTCTAACAGGCAGCAAGGCAGGCGGCACAGTGGACACGCCTCAGAGTCATCCAGAGAAAGaagccaaagaagaagaagccaaacCTGGTCACCCAGGATATGGAGCCAACAAGAAATTTCCTTACATTGATGAATAG
- the cdkn1ca gene encoding cyclin-dependent kinase inhibitor 1Ca: MMSIRRRDSVCRSLFGPMDHDQLRRDLELKLQEMSEQDSRRWNFNFQSDTPLSGKFEWEEMSAERAALTCQDCAQTDSAASSPKTQDERTRGKEERLIGTDQENCSGVSNAPRGPAEGTPVRRKRPKPAGLPRTDARITDSFPKRRRSTETRSTLKPVHSRSSEAAQRKTLR; the protein is encoded by the exons ATGATGAGCATCCGACGCAGGGATTCTGTTTGCAGGAGTCTGTTCGGCCCGATGGACCACGACCAGCTGCGCCGGGACTtggagctgaagctgcaggagaTGAGTGAGCAGGACAGCCGGCGCTGGAACTTCAACTTCCAGTCCGACACGCCGCTCAGCGGCAAGTTTGAGTGGGAGGAGATGTCCGCAGAGCGCGCTGCGCTCACCTGCCAGGACTGCGCGCAGACGGACAGCGCCGCCAGCTCCCCGAAGACCCAGGACGAGAGGACGCGCGGCAAAGAGGAGCGCCTGATCGGCACCGACCAGGAGAACTGCTCCGGCGTCTCTAACGCGCCCCGGGGCCCCGCTGAGGGGACCCCCGTCCGGAGGAAGAGGCCCAAACCTGCAGGCCTGCCCAGAACCGACGCACGGATTACAG ATTCCTTCCCTAAGAGAAGGAGGTCGACAGAAACCAGAAGCACCCTCAAGCCTGTTCACAGCAGATCCAGTGAAGCAGCTCAGCGCAAAACATTAAGATGA
- the traf6 gene encoding TNF receptor-associated factor 6: MACFESTSTKGSLEEDSYDGAVGGELSGCALAMMAKERESLLSPSESPGTFMSTSSSSLQTAAPIQGYDVEFDPPLESKYECPICLMALRNAIQTRCGHRFCKSCIEKSIRDTGQRCPVDNEMLSEDQLFPDNFAKREILSLTVRCPNSGCGEKMELRQLENHLAQCQFATMPCPQCQQAVRKSYLEEHKTVECQRRLVSCPDCVTSFFYEEKELHEQQCPFANVKCQYCEMELIRDQMESHCDADCPKAPIACNFSMFGCKEKMQRHDLAQHMQEFTQMHMRYMAEFLRGFCLNGATPKPLRTLGPSISNEDQGAAASVPACGGPRGAASCSINTTTCQPSQEMQRLREMDGRLVKQDHQLRELIILKETQAGQLADLKRRMSALEDTIKELESQQCHGIFIWPLRGFSALLRNQETGTPVVEHSPGFYTGRPGYKLCMRLHLQSPNAPRCSNYISLFVHTMQGAFDGQLTWPFQGNIRLAILDQGPEAQHHVEVMETKPDLQAFQKPTIHRNPKGFGYVTFMHLQQLNQKMYIKDDTLLIRCEVTPRFDTVVHREGPTVQPRGPEASVSRD, from the exons ATGGCTTGCTTTGAGAGCACCAGCACCAAAGGGAGTTTGGAGGAGGACAGCTATGATGGAGCAGTCGGTGGAGAGCTGTCTGGTTGTGCCTTGGCAATGATGGCAAAGGAACGAGAGTCTCTTCTAAGCCCTTCCGAAAGTCCTGGCACCTTCATGAGtacctcctccagcagccttCAAACTGCCGCCCCCATTCAGGGCTATGATGTAGAGTTTGACCCACCCCTGGAGAGTAAATATGAGTGTCCTATCTGCCTCATGGCTTTAAGGAATGCTATACAAACACGCTGTGGTCACCGCTTCTGCAAAAGCTGCATTGAAAAGTCTATTCG CGATACAGGACAGCGGTGCCCTGTGGACAATGAAATGCTGTCAGAGGACCAACTGTTTCCTGATAACTTTGCCAAAAGGGAGATTTTATCGCTAACTGTTCGCTGTCCAAACTCCGGCTGTGGTGAGAAAATGGAGCTCCGACAATTAGAG AATCATCTGGCACAGTGTCAGTTCGCCACCATGCCTTGCCCACAGTGCCAGCAGGCTGTGAGAAAAAGCTACCTGGAGGAGCACAAAACCGTCGAGTGCCAAAGAAGACTTGTCTCGTGTCCAGACTGCGTGACAAGCtttttttatgaggaaaaagag CTTCATGAGCAGCAGTGTCCTTTTGCCAATGTGAAGTGTCAGTACTGTGAGATGGAACTCATCAGAGACCAA aTGGAATCTCATTGCGATGCAGATTGCCCCAAAGCCCCCATCGCCTGTAATTTTAGCATGTTTGGATGTAAGGAAAAG ATGCAGCGCCATGACCTGGCCCAGCACATGCAGGAGTTCACGCAGATGCACATGCGCTACATGGCTGAGTTTTTGCGCGGCTTTTGCCTCAATGGCGCCACGCCCAAGCCTCTGCGGACGCTAGGGCCTTCCATTTCCAACGAGGACCAGGGAGCTGCGGCGTCAGTGCCGGCCTGTGGTGGGCCCCGAGGAGCTGCGAGCTGCAGCATCAACACGACAACATGTCAGCCCAGTCAGGAGATGCAGCGGCTCAGGGAGATGGATGGACGACTGGTGAAGCAGGATCACCAGCTGCGGGAGCTCATTATCTTAAAAGAGACGCAA GCAGGCCAGCTTGCAGATCTCAAGCGTAGGATGTCTGCGCTGGAGGACACAATAAAGGAACTGGAGTCCCAGCAGTGTCACGGTATCTTCATCTGGCCCCTCCGAGGTTTCTCTGCCCTCCTGCGCAACCAAGAAACGGGGACGCCGGTGGTTGAGCACAGCCCCGGCTTCTACACAGGTCGTCCAGGCTACAAGCTGTGCATGCGTCTACACCTGCAGAGCCCCAACGCCCCGCGCTGTTCCAACTACATCTCGCTCTTCGTCCACACCATGCAAGGGGCTTTCGACGGGCAGCTAACCTGGCCGTTTCAAGGGAACATCCGGCTCGCCATACTCGACCAGGGACCTGAGGCTCAGCATCATGTGGAGGTCATGGAGACGAAGCCGGACCTGCAAGCCTTCCAGAAGCCCACCATTCACCGCAACCCCAAAGGATTTGGCTATGTCACCTTTAtgcacctgcagcagctgaatcAGAAAATGTACATTAAAGATGACACTCTGCTGATCCGCTGTGAGGTTACACCACGCTTTGACACTGTGGTTCATCGTGAGGGACCAACAGTACAGCCAAGAGGACCTGAAGCATCGGTGTCAAGGgactaa